A region from the Lolium perenne isolate Kyuss_39 chromosome 4, Kyuss_2.0, whole genome shotgun sequence genome encodes:
- the LOC127328531 gene encoding uncharacterized protein, with translation MKVLYMNSAASVEEWITNAEASLDSSARKIVGLDVEYDRLSGTYFNPKKAAVIQLCVGTDVLVYHICHADERSESLVEFLHGFRYIFAGFCTAEDCKVLSRSNHYVHNLKDIREISRDPDKKKKLQGLKDVAGAIIDPIYFEMKDGFGRAEHRMWANPPPLPPKHLEYAARDAYVTYEVYRRLDLFERGFFSLFKHPEKKRGRDW, from the coding sequence ATGAAGGTTTTGTACATGAATTCAGCAGCTAGTGTTGAGGAGTGGATCACCAATGCTGAAGCTTCCCTCGATTCTTCTGCTAGGAAGATTGTTGGTCTTGATGTTGAGTATGACAGACTCAGTGGTACCTATTTCAATCCGAAGAAAGCTGCTGTGATCCAGCTATGTGTTGGCACCGATGTTCTTGTGTACCACATATGCCATGCTGATGAGAGGAGTGAAAGTTTGGTTGAGTTTCTTCATGGCTTTAGGTACATTTTTGCTGGGTTTTGCACCGCAGAAGACTGCAAAGTTCTCTCACGTTCAAATCACTATGTTCATAATCTGAAGGATATCCGGGAAATATCGAGAGATCCGGACAAAAAGAAGAAACTTCAAGGCCTGAAGGATGTtgctggagctattatagatccaatctattttgagatgaaggatggtTTTGGAAGGGCAGAGCACAGGATGTGGGCTAATCCGCCGCCTCTACCGCCTAAGCATTTGGAATATGCTGCACGGGATGCATATGTAACGTACGAGGTTTATCGAAGGCTGGATTTGTTTGAGAGGGGCTTCTTCTCCTTATTCAAACATCCCGAGAAGAAGCGTGGCAGGGATTGGTGA
- the LOC127328530 gene encoding uncharacterized protein, whose protein sequence is MKVLYTNAAASVEEWITNAEASLDSSARKIVGLDVKYDKLSGTYFNPKKAAVIQLCVGTDVLVYHICHADERSEKLYDFFYGYRYTFAGFCVVEDHTILSRSKYYVHNVKDIQAIWRDPDNRKRTQGLKDVAGAIIDPIYFEMKDGFGRAEHRMWADPPPLPPKHLEYAARDAYATYEVFRRLDVFERGFFSLFKHPEKKRGRDW, encoded by the coding sequence ATGAAGGTTTTGTACACGAATGCAGCAGCTAGTGTTGAGGAGTGGATCACCAATGCTGAAGCTTCCCTAGATTCTTCTGCTAGGAAGATTGTTGGTCTTGATGTTAAGTATGATAAACTCAGTGGAACCTATTTCAATCCGAAGAAAGCTGCTGTGATCCAGCTATGTGTTGGCACTGATGTTCTTGTGTACCACATATGCCATGCTGATGAGAGGAGTGAAAAGTTGTATGATTTCTTTTATGGCTATAGGTACACTTTTGCTGGGTTTTGCGTCGTAGAAGACCACACCATTCTGTCACGTTCAAAGTACTATGTTCATAATGTGAAGGATATCCAGGCAATTTGGAGAGATCCGGACAACAGGAAGAGAACTCAAGGTCTGAAGGATGTtgctggagctattatagatccaatctattttgagatgaaggatggtTTTGGAAGGGCAGAGCACAGGATGTGGGCTGATCCGCCGCCTCTACCGCCTAAGCATTTGGAATATGCTGCACGGGATGCATATGCAACGTATGAGGTTTTTCGGAGGCTGGATGTGTTTGAGAGGGGCTTCTTCTCCTTATTCAAACATCCTGAGAAGAAGCGTGGCAGGGATTGGTGA
- the LOC127329993 gene encoding uncharacterized protein codes for MEVEMEVEMEVEGQDEEAEREMAPKKLRIRGEAQVPDERREPTSQDAKALIIPNEKDNWTYDKGVRQPSSMIGALIRQYWPGFYTPVPGGEKKLAETWADYEAAPCPGFGTASDAVYTKFWTHYKVPDDMVELGKAVLTRACQRLTRQQWYNQKHTCIGHFKAEQGTRVKKADNIRDDPQMTKEDYFKVMPLWCENKEDAFEALVARWVGEDADFNAKSARNKANRGTGGTHSAGSRSTERYRKHKEAELGEPLTEVGGWQKMKLKQPDLSQPQPSLPEYYGFAEEELDKYCSVFKGLHPEVDDPIEQETDLTAIMVAGSGAEHGRTKLLSGVIKPQRTLTQIRSTLTAGDPPVAPPRHRRTDAHFEAAYAAAYENYLTVVAEWDLKRAAWEEYQEATSRAVRTFFQTGERIALPEEEPPRPGPTPVCPSREAFAATYYARTPGTGSSRNRPSPGSSREGTPMHPGRHSPGASGFSPAGDGSGHGSTSVYLDKGRTPEFTSRTPDLSFP; via the exons atggaggtggagatggaggtggagatggaggtggaggggcaggacgaggaggcggagagGGAGATGGCGCCGAAGAAGTTGCGCATTCGTGGTGAAGCGCAAGTCCCTGATGAGAGGAGGGAGCCTACTAGCCAGGATGCGAAAGCCCTCATCATCCCGAACGAAAAAGA CAATTGGACATATGACAAGGGGGTTCGCCAGCCGTCGAGCATGATTGGAGCTCTTATTAGGCAGTACTGGCCGGGCTTTTACACTCCGGTCCCCGGCGGCGAGAAGAAGCTAGCCGagacttgggcggactatgaggcaGCTCCTTGCCCGGGCTTTGGGACAGCTTCTGACGCCGTGTACACCAAGTTTTGG ACCCATTATAAGGTGCCTGATGATATGGTTGAGCTAGGGAAGGCGGTACTGACTAGGGCTTGTCAGAGGTTGACAAGGCAACAGTGGTACAATCAGAAGCATACCTGCATCGGGCACTTCAAGGCTGAGCAGGGCACGAGGGTCAAGAAAGCTGACAATATCAGGGACGATCCTCAGATGACAAAGGAAGATTACTTCAAG GTTATGCCCCTATGGTGCGAGAATAAGGAAGACGCATTTGAGGCCTTGGTAGCGAGGTGGGTTGGCGAAGACGCCGACTTCAACGCCAAGAGCGCGCGCAACAAGGCAAACCGGGGCACTGGAGGAACACACAGTGCGGGAAGCCGCAGCACTGAGCGCTACAGGAAGCACaag GAGGCGGAACTCGGGGAGCCTCTCACCGAGGTGGGAGGGtggcagaagatgaagctgaagcagcccgatctgagccagcctcagccctcgctgcCCGAGTACTACGGCTTTGCCGAAGAGGAGTTGGACAAGTACTGCTCGGTGTTCAAGGGTCTTCATCCGgaggtggatgatcctattgAGCAGGAGACCGACTTGACGGCGATTATGGTGGCGGGGAGCGGCGCGGAGCATGGCCGCACGAAGCTTCTTAGTGGGGTGATCAAGCCGCAGAGGACCCTCACGCAGATCAGGTCTACCCTCACCGCCGGCGACCCACCGGTCGCGCCTCCTCGACACCGTCGTACGGAT GCTCACTTTGAGGCCGCCTACGCGGCCGCTTATGAGAACTATTTGACGGTTGTAGCAGAGTGGGACCTCAAGAGAGCGGCTTGGGAAGAGTACCAGGAGGCGACGAGTCGT gcggTCAGGACGTTCTTCCAGACTGGAGAGAGGATCGCACTTCCGGAAGAGGAGCCACCTAGGCCGGGGCCGACTCCAGTGTGCCCATCGAGGGAAGCTTTCGCGGCCACATACTACGCACGGACTCCG GGCACGGGAAGTTCGCGGAACCGACCCTCTCCTGGTTCGTCGCGCGAGGGCACACCGATGCACCCCGGCCGCCATTCTCCCGGTGCTTCAGGGTTTTCACCTGCTGGCGATGGTTCAGGCCATGGTTCTACTTCGGTCTACCTCGACAAAGGCCGGACGCCTGAATTTACGAGTCGGACCCCCGATCTTAGTTTCCCTTAG